The DNA region CAGAACATGGTGGGCGCGGCGCTGGGGCTCCAGCTGCGTGGCCGCACGCCGTGCGTCTCCACGTTCGCCGCGTTCATGGAGCGCGCCTACGACCAGGTGCGCATGTCGCGCTACTCCGACGCCAAGCTGCTTTTTGCCGGCTCCCACGCCGGCGTATCCATCGGCCAGGACGGCCCCTCCCAGATGGCGCTGGAGGACATTGCCTACTTCCGCACCATCCTGGACTCCGCCGTACTCTATCCCTCGGACGCCGTATCGGCCGAGCGGCTGGTGGAAGAGGCCCTCAAGTACGAGGGCATCAGCTATCTGCGCACCACCCGCGCCAAAACGCCGGTGCTCTACGCCAACGACGAGCAGTTCCCCCTGGGCGGCAGCAAGGTGCTGCGGCAGAGCAATGACGACAAGACGACCATCGTGGCGGCCGGCATTACCCTGCACGAGGCCCTGGCCGCGGCGGATGTACTGGCCGAGCGCGGCGTCAGCGTGCGCGTCATCGACCTCTACTCCGTAAAGCCCATAGATGCCGGGACATTAACCATCGCTGCGCGGGAAACCGGCAGCATCATCACCGTGGAGGACCACTCCGCGTCCGGCGGCATCGGCGAGGCAGTAATGGCTGCAATCGCTGCCGATCCTTGCCCGGTTCATGTTTTGGCCGTACATAAGAAGCCGAGAAGCGGGAAGCCAGCCGAGCTCATGGCCTTCGAGGGCATCGACAAGGAAGCCATCATCGAAGTTGTCATGCGCATAGCCGGCTGAGCAGCGCATTGCGCGTTCACTCAATGAAAGGAGAGAGGACATGCCACGCAAGGAACTGAATACCAAGATATTCATCGACGGCGGCGACCCGGACGAGACCCGCGCCATCATCAAGTCCCTGGGGTTTCTGGACGGACAGACCACCAACCCCAGCTTTGTCTCCAAGAACCCCCGCGCCCAGGAGAAAATGGACCGCGGCGAGACCTTTACCGAGCCTGAGCTGCTGGAGTTCTACAAAGGCATCGTGCAGGAGATTTCCAGCTTGATTCCGGACGGTTCCGTGTCCATTGAGGTCTACGCGGACGAGAACACCACGGCCGAGGAGATGCTGGAGCAGGGCCGGACGATGAATAGCTGGATTCCCAACGCGCACATCAAGCTGCCCTCCTCGAAAGAAGGCATCCGCGCCGCCGAGCAGGCCGTGAAGGAAGGCATGCGCGTCAACATGACCCTGTGCTTCAGCCTGAAGCAGGCCGCGGCGGTGTATAGCGCCACGCGCGGGGCTAAGCGCGGTCAGGTCTTCATCTCGCCCTTTGTGGGGCGGCTGGATGACCGCGGCGAAGACGGCATGAGCTTTATCGCCAACCTCCTGAAGCTGTACAAGAAGGGCGACGGCCACGTGATGGTGCTCACGGCCAGCGTGCGCCACGACGCCCACCTCATGGAGGCGCTGCACCTGGGCTCGGACATTATCACGGCCAAGCTGGAGACCCTGGACGAGTGGGCCAAGAAGGGCTCGCCTCTGCCTGGCGAGGCATACGCCTACGATCCCCACGGCCTGAAGCCGCTGCCGTACGAGGACCTGGACCTGGAGGCGGACTGGACGAGCTTCGACTTGACCCATCCCCTGACCACGCAGGGCATGGAGAAGTTTACCAAGGATTGGAACAAGCTGCTGGGAAAATAAAGGCTATCGATACTGGCCGCCTGTTTTTAACGGCGGCTCGCCAGACATAATAAAGGCGCCTTCGCATGATGCGAAGGCGCCTTTATTATGTCTGGGAACAGGAAATGTGACTTCGGGACAAGGTCCCTGGTCAGAGAAAATTAATCAGCATTCTGCCTGTCTCCTCGCCATCGCTTGATCTGCGGCCCAAGCCAGATAGCCGGAACGAGTCATGCCGCGTTTGCGGGCTGCCTCGTCGATCTTCTTAACCAATCCGCTGGGGAGACTCACGTTGAGCCTAACCGGTTTGCGGTCCAGGAATGAGAGATCAAGATCTGCGAATGCCACCACGCCGCCGTGTTCTCGCACTTCTTCGTGCTCCAGCACGGCCTCCAGTTTGGATGGCTGGGGTGCTTCTTCTGCGTCTTCCAGGTAGAGTTCCACAGCCTCTTGCAGGTTTGCCAAGGCTTCTTCGATGGAATCTCCGAACGACGCGACTTCGCCGATGTCGGGAGCAACGGCGGTGTACGCCTGCTGCTCCGGCTCCGGAACAACAATGATCGGATAATGCATACGGGTCCCTTGTCTGTTCTGCCCTCGTTAAGTATTTGCCGAGGACTTATGTCTAGACGGCCCGTGCCGAACCCTTATCAAGGGGGCCAGGGTAGGTCGGCCTGACGGTAAATACTGCGCAGGGTGCCGGCCGGAATATCCTTTTTCGGATCAGGGACGATCACCATTTTATCGCCCCGGCGGAACTTTTTATGGCTGCCTTTGGTGGATACATGCTCAAAGCCTGCATCTCTCAGCCGTTGTATGACTTCCCTGCTATCCATGTGTATAAAATACACACAGGGCGATCGAACGTCAATAGGTGGGCAGTTTTTGTGTACAGATTATGAAGATGCTAGGGCAGCCGAGCGAGAAGAGCATTATTTCTCGAAGCTACCTCGGTACTCAATGAAAAAAAGCCCTCACGAGTCATGCTCGTAAGGGCTTGAAATTCCATATGGTGGAGACGAGGAGACTTGAACTCCCGACTTCTGCCTTGCGAAGGCAGCGCTCTCCCAGCTGAGCTACGTCCCCACGGGAAGCAAGAACCTTAGCGAGTCTCGTGACAAAGGGCAAGAGAGTTTTACTTCTGTTTGGTCCGAGGGTTTCACCCTCGGGCTCCCACCAGGGAGCATTGCTCCCTGGACCCAGAGATGGGTCAAGGGGCCACTGGCTCCTTGCGGAGTGTCTGAGGGGCAGCGCCCCTCTGTACCAATCCACCGGGCTGCTGGAGCTATATTAATATGTTAATCCAATTAGTTCCAGCACGCTCCGCGCGCGATGCGCATACGTGTGTGATTCCAGAATAAGCGCGCGCCAGGCGTCGCGGAGTGCGCGTGTGGTGGCGGGCTCGCGTTCCAGCCGGGCTAGCGCCGTCGGGATGTCGGCGGGCGAGGCGTAAGTGACGGGTGTGGTAAGCTCGCGCGGGAAGATGTCGAGGCCGGGGGTGGCGTCGGTGAGCAGCAGGCCGCCGGCGGCCCAGACATCGAAGTGGCGTTGGGTCAGCCCGGCCGGCAGGAGCAGGCTGGTGGCACCGAGCACGCAGCGCGCGGCGGCGTAGATGCCGGCCAGCGGACCGTAGTAATCCACCGGTTGGGAGAGCGAGAGCTGCGAAGATTCGGGCAGGAGCCCGCGCCAGGCCTCGTCGCCGAACACGCGCGTGGGCCCGTGCTCTGCCGCGGCGGTCACGGCTGCGATGCGCAGGGCCAGGGACGATTCCTCGGCGCCCAGACCGGCGGCGCGAACCGCCTTGCCCGGCCAGAAGGTGTCTATCCCCAACCGCTCGGCCCACCAGAAGAAGTCCGGCCGTTCGCCACTGGCGAGCATGGCGCGGGCTTTGGTCGCAATGTCTGGTGGAATCTGTATTCCAGCAAAAAAGTTGCGTTTCTCCGGGAAGGAGGAGCGGCCCACAAAGACCGTCTCCTGGGCCAGCGTGGCCGTTGGTATGGGCAGGGCGGATGGTTTGAAGTCAGCGGCGTTGCACATGCCGGGGCTTGCGGCCAGGGGCAGGTGGTGCACCTCGCGCGCGCCATGTCGGCGCAAGGGCTCGATGAAGGAGGCGTCGGTCACGAACAGCGGGATCTCCTGCCAGAAAGGCGCGTCCATGCCCGAGAGCTGGTGGAAGGGGTTGTCCACGAACCACACGGCGGTGCGCGTTCCGGCGCGGCGCAGCAGGTGGAACGTCTCGCCCAGGGGATCGAGACCGCGGAAGTTGACGCTGAAAAAGAGGTCGGGCCGACGAGATGAAAGCAGGGCGGCGGTGGTCGAGGGCTCGCTGCCGGCGGGGATGTCGTGCTGCGCGACCTCGCAACCGGCGGCCGTGAAGCCGTGGGTTAGCTCCTGGCGCAGCAGGTCGTGCGGCGTGCCGGGAATGAGTACGCGGCAGGCAGTGTTCGTAGACCGTGCGGATGACGGCGCATTGGAGGCTGCGGCCGCATCCATGGGCAGCCCGGCCCGCGCCAGCCGCACCGCGGCGAGCACCGGGGCCCAGAACGAAGGGAACAGCCTGAGCCCGCTCTTATATATAAGGAGTGCGGCGCTGCGCAGCAGCTCCTTTACCTCGTCCGGAATTGGCGCGTCCGGCGTGTCCCGCGGCCAAGGCAGGGCGGAAGTGCCCAGCGGAATCCCGCGCGACCAGCGCGCGTCCATCTGCTCCTGGAAAGCCGGGGCCTCCACGTAGCGGATGGGGGCGGCGCCGTGCAGATTGTGCTTGAGGATGCCGATGGCCGTGGCCGGGGACGGGCCCAGGCCCAGGATGACGCCCGGCGTGGCTCCGCCCGGTCCGGCGGACGGCGGCGGGATGAAGACGAACTGCCCCGGATGGCCGGAGAGGGTGCGCGTGCGACCGGATTCGTCGCGGATGGTGAACCGTGCTGGTCGTTGGGGCATGGTCTATGTGCTTGCGATTCCTGGAAGTGTCTGCGCGCGGCGTCGTGCGCCCCGCCATCTTGGCTCTTGCACGGCTTTGGGGTACGGTTGGCCGCTTTATGAAAAAATATCGCGACCATTACTTCAAGCGCGCCAAGCAGGAAAGCTATCCGGCGCGCTCCGTGTACAAGCTCAAGGAGATGGACAAGCGCTTCTCCCTGCTCAAGCCGGGCATGAAGGCGCTGGACCTCGGCGCGGCCCCTGGCTCGTGGACACTGTACGCCGCCGAGCGCGTGGGGAGCAAGGGCGTCGTCGTGGGCGTGGACTTGCAGGAGACCGAGACGAAGTTTCCGGAGCAGGTGCGCTTCTTCGTGGACGACGTGTTCGAGCCCAGGGCCGGGTTCCTGGGCGCTCTCAAGGAGTATGCGCCCTTTGACATCGTGCTGAGCGACATGGCGCCCAAGACCACGGGCAACAAGTTCACGGACCAGGCGCGCTCCATGAATCTGGTGGAAGAGGCCCTTGCGCTCGCCCACAATTGCCTGATAAATGGCGGCAATTTCGTGGTCAAGATTTTCATGGGGCCGGATGCGGACGCCTACCGCCACGAGCTCATGCAGCATTTCCGGTCCGTGAAAACATTCAAACCAAAAAGTTCTCGCAGCGAAAGCAAAGAGATTTTCTACGTGGGTCTCGGCTTCAAAGGTGGCCAGGACGCATAGGCCGCGTCCGGTCCGGAATTTGAGACCGCATCAGGAGGATACGTATGGCTGGACACAGTAAATGGCACAACATCATGCACCGCAAGGGGCGCCAGGACGCCAAGAAGGGCAAGCAGTTCACCAAGGCGGCCAAGGAGATCATCATTGCGGCGCGCGCCGGCGGCGGCGATGCTGACATGAACCCCCGGCTGCGCGCGGCTATTGCCGCGGCCAAGCAGGTGAACCTGCCCAAGGACAAGATCGAGAACGCGATCAAGAAGGGCACCGGCGAGATAGAGGGCGAGAACTACGAAGAGGTCACGTACGAGGGCTATGGTCCGGGCGGCGTGGCTCTGCTCGTGGAGTGCGCTACGGACAACCGCAACCGCACGGTCTCCGAGGTGCGCCACGCCTTTACCAAGCACGGCGGGAACCTGGGCGAGAACGGCAGCGTGAGCTGGATGTTCGATCGCAAGGGCGTGTTCACCTTCCCCAAGGACCAGGCCGAGGAAGAGCAGCTCATGGAGATCGGGCTGGAGGCCGGGGCCGAGGATGTGGTGGATGACGGCGACGCCTGGACCGTGCACAGCGCGCCCGAGGACTTCGAGACCCTGCGCGAGGCTTTCGAGGCAGCCGGGCTCACGGCCGAGGAGGCCGAAACCTCCATGGTGCCGCAGAACACCATCGAGGTGGACGCGGACAACGGCCGCAAGCTGATGAAGCTCATCGAGGTTCTGGACGAGCTGGATGACGTGCAGAACGTGCACGGCAACTTCGACATCCCTGACGAAGTGATGGCCGAGCTGGAGGGCTAGCAGGCTGCCCGGAATCCTACGCCGGCTGCGTTGCTTCGAAAGGTCCAACCCCTCGCGTGCTTCTATGGATGCGTCGGTCGTGAGCTTTCCGCGCGTCGCGCCAGCGCGGTTTTTGAACAGCGTGCCGGATACGGTTCTTTACAGCAGCGTGCTGGGGTAACACACCATGGCTGAAGTCATTGTCCTGGGCATAGATCCCGGAACCCGCTGCACCGGCTACGGCGTGGTGCGCGAGGTTTCCGGCCAGGCCGTGCTGGTGGCGGCCGGGGCTATCCGTCCTCCGGCCAAGGCTACCATGGCCAAGCGGCTGGGCGAGATCTACAAGGGTATCGCCAAGGTCATCGAGCAGTACGGACCCCACGAGGTGGCCATGGAGGAGGTCTTCACCTACAAGAACGTCACCTCGGCGCTCAAGCTTGGCCAGGCGCGCGGCGCGGCCATGGCGGCCTGCGCCGTGCACGGTCTGGAGGTGCGCGGCTACAACCCCATGGCCGTCAAGAAGAGCATTGTGGGCACGGGCCGCGCGGACAAAAACCAGGTGGCCTACATGGTTGCGCAGGTGCTGGGCACCAAAGCCCGGCAGGAGTGCGAGAGCTGGCCAGCGGACGTGACCGACGCCCTGGCCATGGCCGTGTGCCATCTCAACTCCCGGCGGCTGGCCAGACTTACCGAAGCGGCAGGCGGCATGCGGTGAGCCCCAGGCGCGGCCGCGGACGATCACGATTTTCCAAACAGCGGGCCGCAACAGGCCGCCCGGACCCCATAGCCATGATAGCGTATCTGGAAGGACGTCTCCTGGAAGTCGGCGAGAGCTCCCTGGTCCTCGTTACCGAGGGCGGGGTGGGGTATGAGCTTTACGCACCCGTGCCGCTGCTTGCGCGCCTGCCCGTGCGTGGCGAGCAGCTCACAGTGTATGTACAGACAATCGTGCGCGAGGACGCCATCGAGCTGTACGGCTTCGAGGACTGGGAGTCGCGCAAGCTCTTCGCCATGCTCATCTCCATCTCCAAGCTGGGCCCCAAGACCGGCCTGGCCATCCTCTCCATGTACTCGCCGGACGACCTGCGGCGCGTCGTGGCGGACGAGGATGTGGCCGCGCTCACCAAGGTGCCGGGCATCGGCAAAAAGACCGGCCAGCACATCTTTCTGGAGCTCAAGTATAAGCTCAAGGACACGGTGGGCGGCCTGCCGGCGGCCGGTCCGGCCGGAAGCGTGCTGCGCGATGCGGTGACAGGACTGGTGAACCTGGGGTATTCCGAAGAGGAAGCGCGCCCGGCCGTGGAGCAGGCTCTGGCGGATGACGCCGACCTGGACGTGGCCGAGGCATTGCGTGCGGCGCTCAAGCGGCTGGCCGCCAAGCGATAACAGGCTGCCCACACCTCTATGCCGGTTGTGTTGCTTCAAAAAATTCAAACCCTCACGTATTGCTATGTACGCATCGGCCTTGAACGTTTTGTGCGCCTTGGCAGCATGATTTCTGAACAGCCTATGATACAAGGTCTTTTTCAACGCTCAGCGATGACGCACCGGATTTTTTCATGACAGAGCGCATGCCTCCAGAACAAATGCCCGGCAAGGCGCCGGGCGACGAGACCATCCGGCCGCAACGATTGGACGATTTCATCGGCCAGGATGACCTGCGCTCGAACCTCTCCGTCTATCTGCAGGCGGCCAGGGATCGCTGCCAGGCCATGGACCATGCGCTGTTCTATGGCAACCCGGGCCTGGGCAAGACCACCCTGGCGCAGATCATGGCCTCGGAGCTGGGCGTGAATATCGTGCCCACCTCCGGCCCGGTGCTGGAGCGCGGCGGCGATCTTGCGGCCATCCTCTCCAACCTGGGCGCGCGGGACATCCTGTTCGTGGATGAGATCCACCGCATGCCGGCGGCTGTCGAAGAGATTCTCTACCCGGCCATGGAGGACTTCAAGCTCGACCTGGTCATCGGGCAGGGGCCGGCCGCACGCACCGTGAAGATAGATCTGGAGCCCTTCACCCTGGTGGGCGCAACCACTCGGCTCGGCCTGCTCACCTCGCCGCTGCGCGACCGCTTCGGCGTTATCCTGCGGCTGGAGTTCTACGCGCCGGACGATCTGGCGCGCATCGTCAAGCGCGCGGCCGCCATTCTGGGCATCAACATCACGGACGACGGCGCGCTGGAGATCGGCCGCCGGGCGCGGGGAACGCCGCGCATCGCCAACCGGCTGCTGCGCCGGGTGCGGGACTTCGCCAGCGTGCACGGCAACGGCCTGGTGGACGCCGAGGCGGCATCCCAGGCCCTGGGACGCATGGACGTGGACGAGCACGGCCTGGACCAGATGGATCGCAAGATCCTGGAGGTCATCATCCACCACTACGGTGGCGGCCCCGTGGGCGTGAAGACCATTGCCGTGGCCTGCTCCGAGGAAGTGCGGACCATCGAGGAAATCTACGAGCCGTTCCTCATCCAGCGCGGATTCATCAAGCGCACGCCGCGCGGCCGGGTGGCCACGGCGCGCGCCTACAAGCACCTGAACATATTCTAGGAGGCGGACATGCCCGCTGTCGAAAGCCGGGTGGAGCTTCTGGCCCATACACCGGAAGCGCTCTCGCTCATCTTTGCCGCGTTCCGGCAGTGCTACCACAAGGGATTCGTGGGCGACATGTGGCCCAAGCTGCTGGCCGGCGAGGTGGACAAGGACAAGCAGGCGGAGTTCGTCTGCAACGTGCTGGAGTCCGGCCATACCAGCCCCATCGAGCATGTCTCCTTCACCTTCGCCATCGAGGGCGTGTCCCGCGCCCTGACGCACCAGCTGGTGCGCCACCGCATCGCCTCCTACTCCCAGCAGAGCCAGCGCTACGTGGACGGCAGCAACTTCGATTACATCCTGCCGCCGCACATCGGCCGCATTCCGGAGGCCAGGGAGCGCTTCGAGAAGTTCCTGGACGAGGTGGGCAGCGCCTACCGCGACCTGAAAGCGATCCTTGAGGAAAATGGCCGCAGGGGGCCCAAGGCCAACGAGGACGCGCGCTTTGTGCTGCCCCAGGCGGCGGAGTCCAAGATTGTGGTCTCCATGAACTGCCGCACGCTCATTAACTTCTTCGAGCAGCGCTGCTGCATGCGCGCGCAGTGGGAGATACGCGGCCTGGCCATGAAGATGCTGGCCCTGGTGCGCGAGGCCGTGCCCGTGATCTTCGACGCAGCCGGCGCCAAGTGCGAGCGGCTGGGCTACTGCCCGGAAGGGGAGAAGTTCAGCTGCGGTCGCTACCCCACGCGCGACTAGGCTTCCCGACTTATACCTGCCTTTGGGCATGGCCGTAGAGCGGTTATTGCTCCTCGTTGTCCGAAATCGCGGAATTTGGCCGTATTCTCGGGGTGGAGCACTATACCCTAACGCCGGCGTGTGCTTTTTTCCCCAGAAAT from Oceanidesulfovibrio marinus includes:
- a CDS encoding transaldolase family protein, translating into MPRKELNTKIFIDGGDPDETRAIIKSLGFLDGQTTNPSFVSKNPRAQEKMDRGETFTEPELLEFYKGIVQEISSLIPDGSVSIEVYADENTTAEEMLEQGRTMNSWIPNAHIKLPSSKEGIRAAEQAVKEGMRVNMTLCFSLKQAAAVYSATRGAKRGQVFISPFVGRLDDRGEDGMSFIANLLKLYKKGDGHVMVLTASVRHDAHLMEALHLGSDIITAKLETLDEWAKKGSPLPGEAYAYDPHGLKPLPYEDLDLEADWTSFDLTHPLTTQGMEKFTKDWNKLLGK
- a CDS encoding type II toxin-antitoxin system HicB family antitoxin: MHYPIIVVPEPEQQAYTAVAPDIGEVASFGDSIEEALANLQEAVELYLEDAEEAPQPSKLEAVLEHEEVREHGGVVAFADLDLSFLDRKPVRLNVSLPSGLVKKIDEAARKRGMTRSGYLAWAADQAMARRQAEC
- a CDS encoding type II toxin-antitoxin system HicA family toxin — translated: MDSREVIQRLRDAGFEHVSTKGSHKKFRRGDKMVIVPDPKKDIPAGTLRSIYRQADLPWPP
- a CDS encoding glycosyltransferase family protein → MPQRPARFTIRDESGRTRTLSGHPGQFVFIPPPSAGPGGATPGVILGLGPSPATAIGILKHNLHGAAPIRYVEAPAFQEQMDARWSRGIPLGTSALPWPRDTPDAPIPDEVKELLRSAALLIYKSGLRLFPSFWAPVLAAVRLARAGLPMDAAAASNAPSSARSTNTACRVLIPGTPHDLLRQELTHGFTAAGCEVAQHDIPAGSEPSTTAALLSSRRPDLFFSVNFRGLDPLGETFHLLRRAGTRTAVWFVDNPFHQLSGMDAPFWQEIPLFVTDASFIEPLRRHGAREVHHLPLAASPGMCNAADFKPSALPIPTATLAQETVFVGRSSFPEKRNFFAGIQIPPDIATKARAMLASGERPDFFWWAERLGIDTFWPGKAVRAAGLGAEESSLALRIAAVTAAAEHGPTRVFGDEAWRGLLPESSQLSLSQPVDYYGPLAGIYAAARCVLGATSLLLPAGLTQRHFDVWAAGGLLLTDATPGLDIFPRELTTPVTYASPADIPTALARLEREPATTRALRDAWRALILESHTYAHRARSVLELIGLTY
- a CDS encoding RlmE family RNA methyltransferase; translated protein: MKKYRDHYFKRAKQESYPARSVYKLKEMDKRFSLLKPGMKALDLGAAPGSWTLYAAERVGSKGVVVGVDLQETETKFPEQVRFFVDDVFEPRAGFLGALKEYAPFDIVLSDMAPKTTGNKFTDQARSMNLVEEALALAHNCLINGGNFVVKIFMGPDADAYRHELMQHFRSVKTFKPKSSRSESKEIFYVGLGFKGGQDA
- a CDS encoding YebC/PmpR family DNA-binding transcriptional regulator, with the protein product MAGHSKWHNIMHRKGRQDAKKGKQFTKAAKEIIIAARAGGGDADMNPRLRAAIAAAKQVNLPKDKIENAIKKGTGEIEGENYEEVTYEGYGPGGVALLVECATDNRNRTVSEVRHAFTKHGGNLGENGSVSWMFDRKGVFTFPKDQAEEEQLMEIGLEAGAEDVVDDGDAWTVHSAPEDFETLREAFEAAGLTAEEAETSMVPQNTIEVDADNGRKLMKLIEVLDELDDVQNVHGNFDIPDEVMAELEG
- the ruvC gene encoding crossover junction endodeoxyribonuclease RuvC, yielding MAEVIVLGIDPGTRCTGYGVVREVSGQAVLVAAGAIRPPAKATMAKRLGEIYKGIAKVIEQYGPHEVAMEEVFTYKNVTSALKLGQARGAAMAACAVHGLEVRGYNPMAVKKSIVGTGRADKNQVAYMVAQVLGTKARQECESWPADVTDALAMAVCHLNSRRLARLTEAAGGMR
- the ruvA gene encoding Holliday junction branch migration protein RuvA, encoding MIAYLEGRLLEVGESSLVLVTEGGVGYELYAPVPLLARLPVRGEQLTVYVQTIVREDAIELYGFEDWESRKLFAMLISISKLGPKTGLAILSMYSPDDLRRVVADEDVAALTKVPGIGKKTGQHIFLELKYKLKDTVGGLPAAGPAGSVLRDAVTGLVNLGYSEEEARPAVEQALADDADLDVAEALRAALKRLAAKR
- the ruvB gene encoding Holliday junction branch migration DNA helicase RuvB; this translates as MPGKAPGDETIRPQRLDDFIGQDDLRSNLSVYLQAARDRCQAMDHALFYGNPGLGKTTLAQIMASELGVNIVPTSGPVLERGGDLAAILSNLGARDILFVDEIHRMPAAVEEILYPAMEDFKLDLVIGQGPAARTVKIDLEPFTLVGATTRLGLLTSPLRDRFGVILRLEFYAPDDLARIVKRAAAILGINITDDGALEIGRRARGTPRIANRLLRRVRDFASVHGNGLVDAEAASQALGRMDVDEHGLDQMDRKILEVIIHHYGGGPVGVKTIAVACSEEVRTIEEIYEPFLIQRGFIKRTPRGRVATARAYKHLNIF
- the thyX gene encoding FAD-dependent thymidylate synthase, with product MPAVESRVELLAHTPEALSLIFAAFRQCYHKGFVGDMWPKLLAGEVDKDKQAEFVCNVLESGHTSPIEHVSFTFAIEGVSRALTHQLVRHRIASYSQQSQRYVDGSNFDYILPPHIGRIPEARERFEKFLDEVGSAYRDLKAILEENGRRGPKANEDARFVLPQAAESKIVVSMNCRTLINFFEQRCCMRAQWEIRGLAMKMLALVREAVPVIFDAAGAKCERLGYCPEGEKFSCGRYPTRD